The following DNA comes from Diceros bicornis minor isolate mBicDic1 chromosome 7, mDicBic1.mat.cur, whole genome shotgun sequence.
AGTGGTTTGATGCCCCAAGATTACCTAAAATCATCATGTTCCATAAAGTCTGACATTATctgtaagaaagaagaaatatgatAAAGGAGCCTCCTTTCTCTGTCCTGCAGATCCAGTGTTTGTGGAATGCAGATTGATTATACTACtgctaataataaaaataagcatcattctttgattttcttttctttttttttttttttgtgaagaagattggccctgagctaacatctgccaatcctcctctttttttgctgaggaagactggccctgggctaacatccatgcccatcatcctccactttatatgggattccTGCTACAGCATcgcctgataagcggtgtgtcggtgcgcgcctgggatccgaaccagtgaaccccgggctgccgcagtggagcacacacacttaaccacctgcgccaccaggccggctctaGCATTCTTTGATTTTCATTGTGTGCTATGCACTGTTTTGGGAGCTTtgtgtaaattattttatttaatcttttcagcaaccttataaaatatgtaataattcATGCCCATTAGGAAGGTAAAGATACAGAAGTCCAAAAAGGGTAAATACTCTTTACCAAGGCCAGACTTCTGGAATTCAAAACTTGAACTCAAAGCCCAAATTCTTAACTACTAGATCATGATGCTAGATATGTGAGTACTGTTTTATCTGAATTACAGTGGTAAATTATAGGAAAATAGACTGAAAGCCTGTTAAGTTGATTTgattctgtgttttcatttttttagtgtGTGGGGGCTATATCTTTAATGCCCTTGTTTTACTGTGTCAATATGAAATCAAAATTAGTTATTGAATTATTATGCTGTAAGCCTGTTGTAACAAAGCTCAATATTACATAGTCCTTGCTCTGCTACTgtcctgaaaaaaatcagcaaaaaaagtaagattttaacatgatctcatttactcaAAAATTTACTACTGTGTCCTCTCCTAATGCTGGCATGATACAAGacgtccaacataattttagacaCTCTTCAGTTAGTGGAGTTAcatagaaaaatgaagaactaAGCTATTCAGTTTACATCAGCAAAATTTCTTGCTCAAAGAAAACACCTGAATAAACTTCTCCTTAATTTGCTTGGTCTTAATTCCATAAATGATGGGGTTGAGAGAGGGTGGTACCACTACGTAAAGATTGGCAAGGAGGATATGTACATGGAGGGGTATATTGTGGCCCCCAAATCGGTGagcaaagaatgaaaaaaaggctGGCGTACAGAAAAGTAAGATAACACAGACACGAGAGCCACAAGTACCCAGAGCCTTCAGTCGGGCATCTTCGGAAGGAATTCTAAATACAGTACAGAGTATACAGGCATAGGAGATGATGATAAGTACCACATCCAGGCATGTGGAAAATAGGGCCACAATCACCCCATAGTAGATATTGACTTTGATACTATCACAAGCTAGCCTGGCAATGCCCATATGTTCACAAGAGTGACGAATAAGGTTCTTCCCACAGTAAGTAAGCTGATAAACCAGAAAAACCAAGGGGAAGCagatgaagaaactcctaatcacAGATGCAATACCCATTTTTCCAATGACTGAAGGGGTTAGAACGGTAGTATATCTTAGTGGATAACAGATGGCTACATAGCGGTCAAATGCCATGGCCAACAatatggcagactctaccacaaaGATGAAGTGGAGGAAAAACATCTGGGACACACAGCTACCAAAAGAAATTCCTCCATTTTGGAACCAGAAGATTGCTAGCATCTTTGGtgtggtgactgtggagagaaaaATATCCGCTAAGGCCAACATGGAGAGGAAGAGGTACATGGGTTCATGAAGACTGTGTTCAGTGAAGATCAGGAATAATAAGAGAGTGTTGCCTATAACAGCAACTATGTACATGGAACAGATGGGGATGGAGATCCACGTGTGTGCATCTTCCAGTCCTGGGATCCCCATCATGGTGTACCAGATGTCTCTAAGGTTGGTGTGATTTGAAGAGCTTGTCATCTTTTACTCTGTCCTCTGATACTGGAACCTGGACTGAAACAATAAAGGGAGAATAAAAAATCAGGCTTTTTTTACTAGGGTGAGTATGAATCTTGGCATTGCAATAAAGTTAGTATCTTAAGAAAGGATTGGTAGTCAGTAATAATTCGAGGATGATGAGCCAGAGAGGGTTCATTGAGATTAAAGTTATCCTGACTTTATAGAGCAAATACTATTGGTAAGGAtaacagtaataacaataataacaataaacatttaatggGTTTATAATTTGGTCTAGACATTATGGTCACTACATTATATTTGTTGACTTCCATCATACATGCAAGTCTCATGAAAGCTCTTGCACATCATAGTTTTCCTCCTTGTCTGACAGGTATTTCCAATGATTATTCACACTGTCTTTCCTGGAGCTCCAGAAACAAAGTGTTCAGACGACTGGCATGGTCTTTTGGGGAACTCAAGACCACTAAATCagtgacaatcattatttttgtaatataaTATGAAACCTTTcatcattaaatgaaaataacttggagagaagagaaatagaaGTCTAGACAGCCCTTGCTTTGCACAGTGCTGTATTAAGTTGATGTTGTGTATATTTGAGTCATGTTGTCCCTTTGCATGGTATCAATTTGCATGTTTCAATTAAATCAATACTGTGCAAAGCAAACACTCACGTAACATCATTCTAACTCAGCAGTGTTCTCTCATCTTCCACACATGTTACATTCCTCCCTCCATTCTCCATTGCCTACACTGCTTTTTCCTCACATTTATTCGTTCCAGCTTGTGTTCAAAGGtttgtcttttccttcccttttttttctgttcaaattTGAATATTATtactggagaagagaaaaaggcaaCTCATAGATAAcaaactaacaacaaaaaaactgatttgcaaaacacatgcaagaattaaataagttaatgaaCATTTCTTTAAGTTCACTCTGTGTATAGTACTCTGCTAAAGAAGGAATCAAATATAAACCAAAAATATCTTCTAGTTCAAGGATCTCCTAAACTTGTGAGAATCATGAAACATGGACACAAATAACCCCCCATCAAGTCAGATCAGGATAAGAATAATGGGAGATATTCAGTCACATAGGTAAAACACAGAAGAAAGATTACCTTTAACTAGAGGATGGTGCAAAGATTCACAGAGTTGCTGTCATTAGATCTTTTTATCAAAAAACTTTAGgggtcagccctggtggcctagtggttaattttggtgCCTTCTGCTTCCGCTGCCTgcattcagttcctgggcatgtacctacactgctctgttagtaGCCACGCTGTGCTGCCAGCCcacatactgaaaaaaaaaaaagaaagaaatagagcaagattggcacagatgttagttcagggcgaatcttcctcagcaaaaaaacaaaataatacttgAGGCTTTCAAGAGACTAATTGGAAAGAATAAGCAAGACAAGTAAAAAGCtaaaataagaaatgtaaatAACTTCAAAAATCGAGTTGTTTAGCATATTGACATGAGACATGAGAAATATGACCACACAAGAAGATTGTACCTTAAAGATTCAGAGTTTTAACAGTCAAGCTGAaggctttgggtttagttttctATACTAAGAATCAGTTTATTattcaacaacatttactgagtCTCTAATATTTACCAAAGTTTAAAGAGAAGATAATATGGTCAAAATTTTAgatttatcttttcagagaattTTTTACTGATgggtaatatgtatatattttgttctttatttctcaATAACACACCTATATGTTtcctaattatatattttatattattcttcACCAATATGTCTTAATTTCTATGTTGGTTATGAGTGTATCTTCAGCATCTAgtataaacatttttttgagtaaaatatggtttaaaagaCACCAAGATGGATTGAAGAGAAGAAAGACAACTACCTAGAGTTGCTCTAAGAAGCTTTTACAGCAGACCAAAGCAGACCAGGAACATGGCCTTAACTGTGAAAACAGTGAATAGAAaagaaatgtgtttaaaaaaataaacaaaatagagaattctAGTTGATCAGTTAGATGAGGGATAAATGAAAGGCAATAAAATATTTGAGATGTACTGTCTGGAAAAAACAGTGATGTCACTAAGCAATATAAGGAATAGTATAGGAGATGCAGAATTCAGAGAAAGTTAATGTAATTGTTTTGAAACTATTAATATATCACATGTCTATGGTACTGCTAAGGAAATAAATTTGACAGACTGTCTCAAATCTGCATAATGCACTGGAAAGAGAAGGGGACTAACTATGAGGCACAACCTGAGCTGTAGCCTCAACCGACTAGGAACATGGTAGAGACATTTCACCACTCTGAACTGTCTATCCATATAGGTTGTAATGGAATTAGTACATAGCTATGTTCTCTTCTAGATAGTTAAATCTAAAATTCAGTCATGGACCTGGGgctcaaagcaaaaaaaaaggcaaaatatatatacatcagGCTGTGCATTTTAGCTCTACTGTAAGTCTATCTATTagattcaaaaaaagaaaaaagaaaagaagaattctGCGTATTAAATCTTTTCCTTAGCTGTATCTGCAACACATAGTCTATTTGATCACAGTGACAGCCTTCAATCACCTAGGTTTGCTAATCCAAAGGACACGTTTTAGTTCTCATATTACTTATATTATTAAACTAATATTTTTGAGCATTTATCATGAGCTATATCCTGTGTTAACCACTTTgtataatttaattctcacaaaatacTATTTACTTATAATAATAACCCAGCAAAATGGCTACTAGTATGTTCTCCACTTCACACATTAGGAAACTATGGCATGAGCAGGCGACTAACTAgtcaaaagtcacacagctaacctAGCAGAGATTCAAACTCAGCTCACCTTGCTCTAAAACCCAATGCTTTTAATACACTTTTTTCATTTGCTACACAGGAAGCAAGCCTTTCTTTAAACTTGATTctatttggtttcctttttcttattataTTATTGTCTTTCTACTACATTTTCACAGTTCtgagtattttttccagtgttattcttcttattattactatttccagtgttgttgttgttattattattattattattcagtgcCATTCTCAATTGTCGTGCGGAAAGTATTATGTGAAATTGAAGTATTAGACCTTCACTAGTGTCTAGTACAATTTCAAGGATTTAGTCAGAGTGAAGTCTGATTACAGATTGCAAAATGTTGGATGTGTAACAGCTGAAAACAGCAGTGGTAAGCAACTCCTGAGAAGGCTGGAACtgcaggaaagaaaaacagtACCAGAAGGATCAAAAGGTACTGGGAAGTTTTCTTTTGAATGAAAGTGAACATGTTGGTTTAGGTCAGAGGAGTTTGGTAGTCAAGAAGAATTTGAAGCAAAAAAGTGAATAATTTTTGGAATTAAGTCTCCATCATGACAAAAGACAGTTCAATCAGGTTATTATATGGATGCTCTGCTTCTTccttggaggaaaagaaaaagtcataaaaatactAAGGGGTACATGGAAGATTTTCAAGAGACTCTTATTTAATCCAGatctttataataaaataaaaggcaatgCTTATTAGCGTTGGCGCCAAAGCtcatgtgaaaaaaaaagagacaccCAGAAGAGATATCATTGAGAAAAAGGTGTCAGACACACGCAGTCCAACAAGACTCATGGGTTTGCTACTTACCAAGAAGCAAGTTTCACTAAATGCTCTCCTTTGaagttttttcctccttcttcccaaCCACTTAGATATCTCTCTTTTTCATACCCTTGGATTCTGATTTATGTCAcattttatcatttccattttctttaccaCTTTAACTCCACTCTGCCCCAAATAGATAAATATTCTgccctccaaaaatgaaaaaaaaaaaaacagtaagtaAAAGCCTCCTGATATTCCAGCTCTTGCTGTCCTGTGAAACCGGCTTTTACACCCACTACACCTGCCTTTTGTCTTAACTCTTTCTCGGTTTTAGACAAAATGAGGTAAACACGTTCTGCCCTAAATTGCTCCAAAAAGACTTTTAACCAGCAAGCTGAAAGTAAATGAAGAAAACCACACAGAAACCTGTGAGGTAGAACCTAAAAAAACTCAGTGATCTCTCTTCACCTATAGGAAATCTTACCTGAGACTGATTATATTTGGGCAACAAAACCCCAGGCCTTTTTCTTCTGCTGAACCCCATTTGTGAATCATCTCAACTTTCACAATCTGAAATAATTCTTTCTCATAGAGATTGTCTGTTTCAAGAGCCATAAACCACCCTTCAATGAACGCTTCATTGGCTCAAAAGGGCATGGTGTGGTCAGGTAGCCAGACATTCCAATTAATAAGGTGACAAATACAATTTCACAAACACCAGACATGCCTCCACCCTTAGCCTGGATCTGCTTAAGCCATAGCCCTGGTCAGGTGCCATAACATCAGCATATATGGCAGAAGAAAAGTCACTGGTCCtttcctctgtgccaggaatgcATCTAATCTGAAACCTGAGACACTTGGGGCACCCACTAAATGCAACAGTCACCTACTGTCCCATATGGAATAGCAGGGTCTTGTTACCTTCTCTATTCTGCAACTGTAGACTCAACTGACGCCCCACAAGATAGGCTGTCTCTTCTTGGTCTAGGTTTCAATGCTGGTCTACGTTTCAACACTTCATGTGGGCGCATGAATTttgtattgcatttttaaaatcaaattgttTATACCATCAGAGCCCCacacaaataaaatatactttcctATCGACTTTTATATCTGGGAGAGGCCCTAATGAAGACTATCATTAGGGGGTTTATACTAGCCTCCAGTGAGAACCAGGAATTCCCTGGACAGGATAATTCTTCTGTATAGTAAGGCCAGATACATTGTGTGATCTGCTTGGCTCCTGCTCTGCTGGCATTGAATATTCTCAGATAAAAGATAAGGCTGTTGAGATGCCAGATTAAGGTTTAATTAAGCATAGAGAAAGCTCTGAGTCAATGacacaaatttttttattatccTTGGACAAAAGACACAAACTACGGAAAATTCCATAGTGGATGCATTTAAGGATCCAAGGAAGCATCAGGCAGTAaaaacagtattttattttttctttcagtgtcaTAAAATGTTTAGATGGAAAAAGTTTCAATATAGGAATTCAACTTTGAGTTGATTGAATATATTCATAGTAAGACTGTATAAGATAAACACAAGTCCCTTTTTTAACTCAAGGGACTTGATTTACCCTTAAAAAGAAGATTATTTCACGAAAACCTCCACTTGCTTTTGCATACTTATGTGCTGCCATCAACAGTGACCAAGATGAGAACAGTattataaaatttgaaagaaaaaaaggctcTTTGTAACTATTTGACACGTAGTTGAACATTTTTAACACTATTAAATATAGGAATTTAGCttataataaaattgatattaagCTCTTAAATAACTTGCTAAATTGGTAAACTGTTTGAAAAGACTTGTGTATAAATTAAGATTTTAATTTACAACttaaacaaaaatgagaattaGATGCAGTTACAGGGACAGAATAAACCTAAGAAGCAGAACATAATGGCTATGAAAGCTggttttgaagccagactgcttgAGTTAATATTCCTTTACCATCATCAGTTAATAAGATACTTAACTTACCTAGCCCTCAGATTTCTTTTCTGTAAGGTAGAAATTATACTAGTACAAATTccatgaggataaaatgagaaaaacaatgcAAAAAATTATAACAGTGTCTGATACTTAAAAATCACCAATTGATTTTTACTATCAATATTAATATAATTTCTGAACACAAAAGTTAACTATAAAATCAGTGGACTGTGTTGGAGTTTAGTTTTATAACTATTGAAAACCCCTTTCACTTCATGATATAAATCCGTCTGGGAAGGGTTACACTTCAACAGCAATGAGCCATTTAGAACTCAG
Coding sequences within:
- the LOC131408015 gene encoding olfactory receptor 52Z1P-like yields the protein MTSSSNHTNLRDIWYTMMGIPGLEDAHTWISIPICSMYIVAVIGNTLLLFLIFTEHSLHEPMYLFLSMLALADIFLSTVTTPKMLAIFWFQNGGISFGSCVSQMFFLHFIFVVESAILLAMAFDRYVAICYPLRYTTVLTPSVIGKMGIASVIRSFFICFPLVFLVYQLTYCGKNLIRHSCEHMGIARLACDSIKVNIYYGVIVALFSTCLDVVLIIISYACILCTVFRIPSEDARLKALGTCGSRVCVILLFCTPAFFSFFAHRFGGHNIPLHVHILLANLYVVVPPSLNPIIYGIKTKQIKEKFIQVFSLSKKFC